AGGCTGTGAGAAGCTTGGGAAGTGCCTGAAAGTGCCAGTGTCTGATCCTAAGAAATGCTCTTGGCCTCACTGATGGCTGCAGCCCTCCAGGACTACCCAGAGAGCCCGAGGCAGCTGGACATCCAGTTTCCAAAGCACTTCTGCTCCTGTTGGCACTCCTGTTTACACAGGAAGGGTGTGATATGTGCATGATATCATCACTTGCCCTTCCAAAGGGCCAGTGTTTATATTCCTCGTGCTCAGGGTTTAGCCTCcactcctctcttctcccagTTGCTTCCCTAAATGGTAACTCCAGTGAGGATTGTTTCAGCTGGAAAAGCTCTCTGCACAGCCATGACTCTGCCATCAGCTCCGAAATGCCATGGATCGCTCCTGCTCCTTCCACCCAACCTTGCTCACTCGGGTGCCCCAACAGGAGCCATGGGACGGGTCAGGAAGCTCGGAGCTGCCAGAGAGCCCTGCCCAAAGTGCCCATGTTTTGTTTGCCTGTAACTTGTTGTTTTAACATTTGATTTCCATTGTGAACTCTGGACATcaacttgtttttcctttctccctaaATTTGTGAGTTCTGGATGCAAACAAAGGATCCCATCCCTCCTGTTCGCAGCTGAGGGGTTGGACACAGGGGGAATGCCCTGAGTTCCTTCCATGTGTAGCTGCAAACATTCCCTGGGTTATGGTTTAAGGAGAGGTGAGGATTTTGTTCAGGTAAGTGTTGGATTGGGGTTACAGCCCCTGCCAGTGCCTGaaagggctccaagagagctggagaggaaaagggatggagggacaggacacagggaatggcttcccagtgccagagggcagggatggatgggatattgggaagaaattgttccctgggagggtggggaggccctggcacagggtggccagagcagctgtggctgtccctggatccctggcagtgcccaaggccaggctgggcattggggcttggaacaacctgggatagtggaagtgGGGttgcactggatgagctttgaggtcttttccaacccaaaccattccaggattctgttgCCTAATTGTCAGTGCAGCACGTTTGTGGGGAGCTGGGGGTCAGGTGTTCATTTCGGAGCTTTCCTTAATTTCCAGGATTCTGGGTCTGAAGCTGTTCCAAGTCACAGTTCCCATCTCGTGCTCTGGGCCCAGCCAAGGGCAGGCTCAGAAATGCCCCTTTGCATCAGCCCTTAACTCCTGACCCCGTTTCCAGCGCACGCTCTCCGAGGAATTCTCCTTGTGCAAACTTTCCCCAGCCTGGGTGTAGCTCTCCTTTAGCCAGAGTTCCTGGGGAGCACAGAGCCTTTGCTCAATTCCACAGGGCACATTCCTGCTCTGCCTCGGAGCCTGTTCCACACCCTTCCCTGTCTCCAATAAACCTTTCTGGAGCAAAAGCAGGCTCCTCTGGGctctcagggcagcagctggagggaaCCCTGAGCATGTTTGGGTTCAAGCTGAAAGAGGGGACATTtaggatgggatattgggaagaaattgttccctgggagggtggggaggccctggcacagggtgcccagagaagctgtggctgcccctggatccctggcagtgtccaaggccaggttggacagggcttggagcagcctgggatagtgggaagtgtccctgctcatggcaggggtggaatgagatgagctttaaggtcccttcccactcaaacCATTgcaggattccatgattctccatTTGCCCCACCAACAGCTCCACTTCCACCCCTCCAGTGTTTCCCACAGTACATGTGCCCTCTCTGGGTGATGTTGTGCTGCCTTAGGAAAATCTGTTTTTCCTAAAATCCAGGAGCTCTGTACCTGGAAACAGCTCAACTTCCTTCCCAAGCAAACCTTGGAGCTGCTTGAGAGCTCTGCTTCTGTGCCAgctgctgtgctcctgcctgCTCCGGGCTCTCAGCTGCTTGTTCCTACCCTCCTGTAATCCCAAACACTCCCATTCTCCCCATTCCCGTGGTTTATGTACCTGTAATCCCCTCCACGGTAATTCCTGGCGTGTGTCTCGTGAAGCTGGATAACCTCCTAAGGTTGGGATAAGAACAGAGCTGGAGTCAGCTCTCGCTGTTCCACCCCTCAGAAATCCCAGCCAGCACTTCATGGGTCCCTGCACATCTGCAAGTGGCATTTGTTTACAGCCCACATTTCTTAGGATGTTCCTAATTGTCCTTCAAGTATATCATGGCATTTCCAGCTCATCCATAACATTCCTCCTTGTTTAGACACAGCTCCAGGCTTGGGAGGTCCAGCTCCCTCGGAGGTGAGGTGAGGAGAagactgggaggactgggaggagctgtgggtcTGTCAGCACAGGAGACCAAATAAAACCAATAACTCCCCGtttgctggggctgctccaccTCTGCTTTAGTGCAtatccagagaagggaatggagctgggaaggggctggagcagcaggagtggctgagggagctgggaaaggggctcagcctggagcaaaggaggctcaggggggtccttgtggctctgcacaagtccctgacaggagggggcagccgggggggtcgggctctgctgccagggatgggaggAGAGTTGTGCCAGAGGAGGGTTAGGTTGAATATTAGGGGACTTTTTTTCATGGAGAGGGTGAAAAGCATTGGCACAGGGCACTGGTGgaatccccatccctgaaagcactgaaaaaatGTGGATGTAGCACTTGAGGTGAgcatggtggtggtgctgggctgagggttggactccatgatctcaaaggtcttttccaaccttaacgacTTCGATTCCCTGATTCTATGACCCAGAACTGCCCGAGCCCTGCATTCACTATAAAACTCCCACCAGAGGAGGGAGTCCATGGCTGCAACTCCCTGGAAATCCTGCCAGCTCCTCAAATCAGTGTGAGCTCACACCACTTCGTGGGGTTTTGTGCTGCTTAGGAAGAATTCCCCCAGGATCAGAGCTGGGCCCTGGCCTGACCACGCTCCTCAGTCCCCAGCCCTTGTGAACACCCACTGGGAGTGCTCTGGACacctcctccctgtcccctgcctgctgcttcctccttttcttgttCACAGCTGCACTTTGGAGGATCCTGCTTTGCCCCTGGAGCGTGCTGGGACAAGTcaccctgctctgggcagccacGGGGTTTGtctgccctcccagcacagcaaacCCTTGTTCCTCCTTGGAATAATCTCAGGACACAGATCCTGGAGGGAAACTTTGCACTAGAGAGCAAGTAAGTGAAGCCATGGGGTGTCTGTTTGGAATAAAAGGACACGAAGCAGATAATAAATAATCAGGGTTTACATGTGACAAAGCTTCTGCTTTAAATTTAAATAGGGATAGTTGTTTTACAGCTGGGTAATAAGAGGAATTTTAAATTGATGCCTTTCCTAAAAATGTACAGATTTAAGAGTTGTGAGATAAAGAATTAgtgaggaaaaataaagtaatttatCAGAAATGCAGCCTGTGATTTCACCTGTAAGCCGAGGGAGTAGCACCTTGCTTTGGGGCACTCTCCCAGGTCACCTTCGGGCTCATGGGACTGACTTGGGTTAAAAATAACTTGGTTTGTTTTCCCGGAATTATTTTTACCATGGATCAATCTCCCAGCCCACACGGTGCAGGGCCAGCACAGGGGTGGGGATGGTGCCTGCAGCCCCCCAGTACCCCCTCAGGGCACAGAGTGGCCACATCTGCTGTTAAAAACCATCCAGGGCTGCTGGCCTGAAGCTTCCCAGTttgggagctggggcaggagtgGGGCTGGAGGGATTTCCTGCCCACTCAGGGACCTGCAGCAGCCAAACTAGTCTGGTGGTGGCTTCTCTTCTCAAGCTACGAGAGAAATGCCAAAGGAATGCTGGAGTTTAGGGCTGTGATGTTCCTTTCTTTATATTTATTATGCTGAACGCTAAAAGCTTAATATCTTCCTGGGCTAAGAGTCCAAGGAATTTCTCTCTTGCCTTTAATTTCCAATTAGCTGAGCCTCTCAAgcctcccagctctgcccctgaGGCTCTGTTATCATCCCACCCTCTGTGCAGAGAAGCTTCCGAAATGGATGGAACTAATAATCATGGAAAAACTCCGGCTGCATTTGCAGGCTGTGGCTGCAAAAGTGGAGCCTtgatttgaaatcctgcagcgACAAATGGATTATTTCGGTGGCAAATTGGTCCCCGGGGACCAACAATTTGGGGAGCTGAAGGCTGGAACTGGGAAGCAGCAGATCCATTCCGAACACTTAGAGCCAAGGTTAATGCCCTGCACACTGCCTGAGGGATAACACGGCTCTGCCTGTCCGAGGGGAGGCTCAGGAATGTGGTGTtgaagggaaaatggggaagtTTGGAACAAGGGGAGTGAGCAATCCCACGGATTTGCTGGTGAAACCTGGGGGCTGAGGTTTTGGGCAGTGACAGTGGGATTTGACTAAAAGAAGTGGAACTAATATCTCCAAGGAGGAGGTTGTGGGACTTGGGACAGTAGTGGAAGCTGGCAGTTCCCATTACCTGCCACCTTGAGCCCTTCCCAAACATCAAGGACAGTGtcccaaaattcctggtttCCCATAAAGGATCTCCTGAAGGTTGGACACTCTTGTTTTCCTCAGCTTCGAAATAACCACATGAAAGAATTCCAGCAGCTGAAGAAGAACCTGTGGAAGGTGAGAACGGAAGGGAGTCTGTGGGGGAGGAAGGTTTGGAGGTGCTGGGAGGTGGATTTTTGGCTGCAGAgtccccagcagcctctggagcacagccagcacagaaATCCCTCCCCAGGGATCCTGGCCTTGTCCTCAGCACTGGGAAACTTTACAAACCAAACacacttttattctcttaagaGTTCCTTTGCTTGTTCAGCTTCCAAATAACTGTTCTGCAGTTAGAATGgcctgttttccttctctcctagCAGTTAGAATACTTGGAAATCgacttttccttttgttttctggtAGCATTGGATGTTTTTCTGTGTTATCAGGAGGCGACACTGTGGTGCCCCTTGAATTAAACTGTCAGGTTTTAAGAACAGCTGTAAGGGAAGAACTGAAATCCCATTTTtaggttctttttttcccttggaaaatGGCTATTTTAAACACCAAGGCTCCATTTGCCTGTTTTCTTTATATCCCCTTCCACCGTTTAAAGTTTTGTTGTTGCTTGAAGTCTAGTTCGGATTATATAAATCCTAAATAAAGGTGGATCTGTAGCCAGCAGCTCTCGTGGTCTTTcaggagggagaaaaaacctCTGCCTTCCAGCTTCTGGAGAGAGGCAATCTGGCAGCTCTCCAGGCCTTTGTCCCTCTTGGAGTCACTTAACACCCTCTGGGTGACAGGAGGTTGGTAGCACAATTCCCAGCTGAAAGGGAGAGCAGATAAAAGCCAGCAGCGAGGAATGCGAGCCAAATCCATTAGTTCTGGATCAGACACAAAATCCAGGCTGgccagaggagagagaggagttTTGTGTCTTCTCCAAGGGCCTGATCCAACCTGCTGCAGCGGGCAGGAGGTGCTGGCTCGGGCTCTGAGGGAGGCAGAGCCAGATCATGAcactttccctcttttagggGGACAAAACCAGCTCGGATGCTTCTATCCCGAGCCCAGGGCTCTGGCTGGGGAGCTGCATTCTTCTGGTGTTGAAATAAGATATTTCAAATttggttgtttttggttttttttttttaaagggtttaaAGTGCATGTGTTTCCTCAGCTGAGATTGAAATGAAATGTTCCAGTGGATTTGCAGGGAAATTTTTGTGCTCATTTTCCCTCGTTgaaatttggggcattttgttCCACTTCACACTGAAGTGTTAAAATCCTGAACGGAACAGAAACTTCCAGACTCAGCACAGCTCTTTAATTGCCTGGTTAAGCTGATTAAAGTTCATTCCCAAGCTTTCATATTCCGGTTTCTGTGCTCCCTGGCTAATAACACCTCTCCTATCAGGACCTCAAAGCACTTTTAAATCACTGATGGCCTCTGTGCCCAGAAAAGAGGCAAACCCAGAGTTTCCCGAGGGAATCCAGATTCCAGGTGGTGACTCCTTTGCCAGGCACAGATCAGCCCTGAACCTCTCCGAGCCACAAGCGGATGTGGAGTCACCTCCCGGGTGATATTCCAGAGCCCTTTGACATCACATTTGGAAAGGGGTCCTAGGAAAGTTCTTTGCAGATGGAAATTGCAGTAGGAGTCAGCAGTGTTGTTTGAAAGGTTGAACAATCCCAAGGAAAACTGATTTCCTTGGGATGTGACAGTCCGGTCTGTGCCGGTGGGTGCAGTTGGAATCCTTTGAGATGAGGGATAAATCAGCAGTTCAGACAGGAATCTCGGGAATGTTGTCTTTTAACCAGGATTTCTGGCAGCTGGATCACTGCAAGTCCGATTTGGTGCAACCTTTGTGCCCTTCCTGGCAGAACTGATGGAGACAGACTGACCCCACATCCGAGGAGGAGGGATCCCTGGCTGTgggctggagcagtgggagCACTCAGCAGCTCATCCTGGTGAAAGCTGCTGGTTTGCCAGGGCTTGGTTGGGATGAGGGGCCTGGGAACCCCACTCAGCCTCTGGGAAAATGTGGTGGAGTCTCCTGCAGTAAGGGTGGGATCAGGGGGGTGTCACAAACAGGAGAGGGGTGACACAGACCCCCCCGTTCCGGCCCCTCTGTTAGtgagaggcagaagcagagctgcctggcaggcTGAAATGATCCTTTTTCCCAGGAAATAAGCTCCTGCTTATTTATTTCCACGAGTAGGCAGATAAATTCCATCAGCAATTCCATCTGCCAGGAAGAAGAGGAGTTGCTGGAACAGCTCATTGTCCAGTGCTGTGGTTGTAAGGTCACAAGAGAAACCCGTCCAGCTCATCCCAGGGAGTGAGAGTGCTGCGGAGCCCTGGTTCCACTGGAAGGCTTGTCCTTCCTCCGTGTTTGCTtccctggaacagctgcctgAGAGGATTTTTCTGGTGCCAAAGAGATAATCTGAGTTCAGGGAAAATCTTAGTTTGTGAGGGAATGGTTGTGAAGGGAACAGGGGCTGTCTATGGCAGCAGAGAGTTTAACAGgggttgggattgttcagcctggggaagaggaggctccagggggATCTTAGAGCTCttcccagtgcctgaaggggctccaggagagctggagagggacttgggacaagggccaggataagggggaatggcttccccagagggcagggttggatgggatatcagggagaaattcctccctgggagggtgggcaggccctggcacagggtgcccagagcagctgtggctgcccctggatccctggcagtgttcaggctggacattggggcttggagcagcctgggacagtggaaggtgtccctgcccatggcaggggctctCCAGAGGGTGTGGGGTGAACTTTTCCCGGTTACAGCTCTCGGCAGCGAACACTGAGCTCAGCCAGGGGTGTCACAGGCTCAAACTGCTTCTGCTTCTGCAGTGGGCTGTGCCCAGATGGGTTTGGAGCAGATCCAAGGTGGACTTGCTAATGGAAGAGGAGATCTGAACTCACTGAGTGGATTTTGTGGGGCCAAACAACGTTCACCACCGGCAGATGGGAGATAGGAGCTGTGGGAGCTCCCTGACCTGCCCAGGCCTCGGTGACACCAGGAGCTGTTGGTCCAGGAGCCGGGGCTGTTATCGTCCCTCGTGGGTCTCATCCCAACAAACTGCTGTAACAAACACAGAACGACTCCAGGAGTTCACACGAGGTGACGAGggatggaaaagcaggaaatagTGAAGTCCTGAGGAGCTTGTGGAAGGCTGGGCAGGGTGAGGGGGTGGAAGTGGAACCCCTAGGCAGGGAGCTCCTTTCTGAGGCAGGGAAATCCAGCTCCACACGGAGCAGGTACCTGAGAACTCTTCAGAGGGGAGCCTGGGGCTCCATCCATTGCAGTGCCAGGGCTCCACGCACCTGGGAATCAGAGCTCCACGCACGGGGGAATTTGGGCTCCGTGCTTGAGGtgccagagctccaagcaccaGGGAGCCAGGGGTGCTCATAGCGGGGGTATCGATGCGTGCGGGGGTACCACACCTCCGTgccccgcggggctcggggccctGGGATCCCTCCGTGCCTGGAGCACCAGAGCTCCACGCCCTGGGAAGTCGGGGCTGTGTGCACGGGGACACCAGAGCTCCGTGTGCCCGCGGGGCTGATACTCCATGCCCCCAAATACCGGGGACACTGGGGCTCCAAGGCCCCGGGATACCGGAGCTCCGCGCACCGGAGGCACTCATGCTCCATGCCCTGGGGTACCAAACCTCCACGTCCCAAGGGGACAGCGGCTCCACGCCCCCGGTACCGCCGTCACACCGCGGTGCCCGCCGCTCTGTGGGGCCGCCTCGGGGCGGGCGGAGCCGCCCctcccgccgggccgggccggagcTGAGGCGGCTGCGCACGGCGGGGCCGCCATGAGCGAGCAGAGGCTGCGGACGGTGCGCGACCGCGTGCGGCCCTTCCCGGACTTCCCGGAGCCCGGCGTGCTGTTCCGGTGCGGCCGGGGATGGGCACCGGGATGGGcaccgggatggggatggggccGGACCGGCGGTAGGACGGGGACGCGGAACAGGATGAAGATGGGGGCGGGGATAAGGATGGGCCGGGAATAGGAGCAGGACCAGGGATGGATCGGGAAGGGAAGCAGGACCGAGAGTGGAGCCAGAACTGGGGATGGAGCCAGGAATGGGCCGGGGATGGCGCCAGGACCAGGGCTGGCgatgggagcagggctggagccaggccggGCAGTCGCTGCCAGCTCCTGTCCCcactgcccatccctgccctggcagcaccAGGAGCCTTCCCCGGGCTCAGGAGCTCAGCGTGTCCAGAGCAGCCCCCGCAGGTCCCTCACTCCCCGCCCTCTCTCACTGCAGCGATATCAGCCCCTTGCTGAAGGATCCTGTGGCGTTCAGGACTTTGATTGATCTTCTGGAGGATCATTTGAGGGCGTCTTTCCCCAAAATCGACTTCGTTGCAGGTGAGTGTTGGTTGAACATCCCTGGGGCCGGGGCAGAGCGGTGTGTTCCGGGTGGGAAGTGTGGGGTGGCCCTTCTGGAATGTTGTAGCCCTTGGACACGAACATCACCTGAGCATTGGCCTGTGTCGTGTGGTAACACGGGGGCAGTTTATACCCTTAACCTCCTGCTGTAAGTTCCTGAAGCACTGCTTTGGGTTGTGTGCCCCCTGATACTTCAGTGCCAGTTGCACAATTCATTGTTAAAAAAGAGGGAGCACGCAGAGCCTGCTTGTTTTCCTCAGGGAGCCTCTCCAGGCCAGCACAGGCAGCCTCTGAGGTGTTCACCTGGCCCAGGGCTGAggaaggcagtgctggggccgggccacagcccaGGGTTCAGGGAGCACGGACCAAACCTGGGCCAGGTGTCTTGTGATAAGTGAAGTCTGCCCAGAGGGACAAAGTCCCTGCTTGTGTGGCCAAGCTGATaccggggctctgctgggttTATCTCTAAGGAAAAGGGCCAGAGGGGAGGGAAGTGGGCTCTTGGGGCCTGTCAGCAGCACATCTGGGTGACACCAGGAGTGTGGGCTGTGTTGTCAACCCTCAGAAGTGACTTCAAGAGCAAACTGCTTTTAGAGCCCCCCTGAATGGGAGGATAAAACAGAGGGGTCGTGCCAAGACCCTCCCCCAGTGAAATGGCTCCAATCTGAGCGATGGGacaagaagagaaggcttcaagTTACACCAGGGAGGACTTAGGTTTGATATGAGGGAAAGTTAAATCACTGAGAGGGTGATCAggtattggaacaggctgcccagggcagtagtggagtcaccattccaaaattgtgtggatgtggcacttggggacacggcTCAGCGGTGgccttggctgtgctggggaatGGTGGGACTCGATGGTCCTGGAGGCCTTTTCCAGCGTGAATGATTCCCTGGTTCCCTGATTCCTGTGCTCCCCCAGGCCTGGACTCCCGTGGGTTCCTCATTGGGCCCCCTCTGGCGCAGAGGTTGGGGATCGGCTTCGTGCCCATACGGAAAAAGGGGAAACTCCCTGGTCCCACCGAGTCCATCTCCTACAGCCTGGAATATGGCAAGGTAATgcctgggaggagcaggggcTCGGGCTGGGGGGCCAAGGGGGGCTAAAACCAGCGGGGAGGGAGGTCCCAGACTGGGTTTCTGGTGCTGTGGATAATCCGGCAGCGCACAACCCTCGGGAATGGCTGAGCCAGCTCCGGCCCCGAGCCACGGTCGCTCCCTTTGTGCCCGGGGGTGATGTTTGGTGCTGTGCTGTGATTTTTGTGAGGGGCTTGGTGCTCAGACTTGGTGCTAAATGGCTTTCTTTGGCTTGAATTCAGGGGCATGACCACGGAGAGTGTTTCCCACTCTGGCAGTAAGTGCTGTAAGTCAGAGCCGTCCCGCATGGCTTCCCACCCTCCTGCCCCGTAACCCTGCGGCTGCTCGAGGACTGAGCCTAAAGCTGTGCTACTCCCACTAGTCACTAATGGCAGCAGAACCCCCAAAGCCAGGCCTAAGCCGTGAGGATTGCTTGGGCCCACCCCAGCACATCCAGAC
This region of Aphelocoma coerulescens isolate FSJ_1873_10779 chromosome 11, UR_Acoe_1.0, whole genome shotgun sequence genomic DNA includes:
- the APRT gene encoding adenine phosphoribosyltransferase translates to MSEQRLRTVRDRVRPFPDFPEPGVLFRDISPLLKDPVAFRTLIDLLEDHLRASFPKIDFVAGLDSRGFLIGPPLAQRLGIGFVPIRKKGKLPGPTESISYSLEYGKAELEIQSDAVEPGQKVVIVDDLLATGGTMCAACELLKRLKAEILECLVIIELKALKGSEKLNSIPFYSLLQYD